The bacterium genomic interval GATAAGTATCGGCTGGATGATTTTGAGCTTTATCAACTGGCACTTAAGTTCCGACAAAATGTTTACAAGCTCATTAAACAGCTTCCATCTGAGGAGCGCTATTGTTTAGACCCGCAGATGAGAAAGGTGATTGTCTCAGTCACGAACAACATCGCAGAAGGACATGGACCTTGGCATTATGCGGAAAGGGTGTCTATGTGTCTGGTAGTCTATGTAACCCAGACACTTAGACACCCAGATACCAGACTACCTGAACGGTTACCGATTTTGCAGGATGGCAAGAGGTTCGGTTGAAGAAATTCTGGACGACATCAATGTTTGTCTGGATGAAGGCTACGGAGAGAAATCCGTAAGCGTTCAGCTCAGGAAGGAAGGTTACGAGCTAATTGCGAAAGTTAACAGTTATATTGGCTATCTACGCAGATGTAAGCAAGGAATGGAGGAAGAACAGTCTGGTGGTCAGACACCAAGACACCAAGACACCAGACACCAAGACACCAGACACCAAGACACCAGACACCTATCCCTCAGAGTATCTGAACGCTTAGTAGCGGTTAAATCTTTATACCTTTAAAAAACTTGAACATCGAGTTATACGAGGTGAATATATGATGGATGCTATTTCCAAAAAAAGTAGGGCTAAAATTGCGGTTATTATGCCTACACTACAATGTGGTGGTGCTCAAAAGGTAGTTATAACCATAGGCAATAAACTCATTGAGAAAGGATTAAATGTGGACATTATTCTCTATAAGAGAATAATTACCTGCCCTGTTCCTTTTAAAGGGAATATCATCTCAATTTTTAACAATAATGTCCGATTGAGGAAACATCCATTTTTTTTAACGAAAAAGATTATAAACATTCTCAAAGAATACAACATTGTTGTAGGTGGATTAGGGTTAGATAGTTCCTTTCTGGCAATGATATGGGGCAGACTTTCAAATAAAAAAACAGTAAGCCTGGTTCACATCCATATAAGCGAATCCATAAATGGTGTCCTTAGGAATTTAAAGGGTTTAAAGGGTTTGCTCTTTAAGATTTGGACGATTATTCTTTACAGATTTATATCTAAATTTGTATCTAAATTTGTTTGTGTATCTGAAGAGATAAAACAAGACCTTATTAAATCTTTTAAACTACCTTCAAAAAAGATGAAGGTTATTTTAAATCCTCTTGATATAGCCGATACCAGAATGCGAGCTTGTGAAGAATTATCAGAGGAGCAGAAGGTTATTTTTGAAAAACCAACTATAATCTTTGTAGGGAGAATGGAGTATCGAAAGGGGCTGGATTTTCTTTTAAAGGCATTTCGCATTCTCCTTGAAAATCATAATGTTAATCTAATTATTGTGGGTGAACAAGATATAACACCATATAAAATATTGGTGAATGAATTGGGAATAGAAAAAAATGTATTTTTTCTGGGGTTACAGGAAAATCAGTATAAATTTATGGCTCGTTCTAAAGTTTTGGTATTTCCTTCAAGATATGAGGGGTTTGGAGTTGTCTTAGTTGAGGCAATGGCTTGTGGTATTCCTGTGATTGCTTCTGACTGCCCTTGTGGTCCCTCCGAGATATTAGATAGAGGGAAATATGGTATTTTGGTTGGAGTAGGAGACATAGATGGTTTGGCGAAAAACATTGAACTTCTACTTACAAATAACAATTTACATGAAAAATTTTCAACATTAGGGAAACAACGCGCAGAAGATTTCGATATAGACACATTAATTAATCACTATATGGATATATTGCTTTGAGAAAGGATACAGGATATTGAAAAATGGAAAAGTTAGAGCATAAATTTAGCATCTCTTATTTACCCAAAAAGATATTATTTTTAATAATATTACTTCTCCCATTTCAAAGGGCTCCAACTATCTTTTTTGAAAATCAAGGAGAAGATATAGAATTTATAGCCATAAGACTGTTCACATATTTAGATGAAATCTCTTTTATTGTTGCTATGACATTGATTCTTTGGTTTATTCTACTCAAACTACCGCATTATTCTTTAAACCTAAAAACTATTCCATTAACTAAACCTTTACTTTTTCTTATTGCTGTTTGTGTTGTCTCGACTATAGTCAACCGTGTGCCATTTCTACAAGGTCTTTGGGGAACCTATGATATTGTAAAAAATATTATGGTTGTTTATATCTTTTCTGCTCTACATTGGTCAAAAGATGAATTCCTATCAATGATAAATTTGGTCAAAAAAATAGTAATATTCCTTGTGATTGTTGGAATAATTGCAGAAATACTTGCTCTTTGTGGTCAGATTGGTGTTGGTTACTTAGTTGCTCCTGAAGAAAATAAAAGATTTGGATTTTACAGGGTTCGGTCACTTACTGGATATGGTAGTATTAATTATCTAAGTATGTATGCATTATTGGGACTATTTCTTATATATACAACTACAAAAAGCGGGATGAAAAAAAATTTGAGTTTGTTAGCGACTTTATGTCTAATATTTCTAACCTCTTCAAGACAAGCCTGGATAGGATTATTTATGATGTTAGTTTTAATAAAAAAAAGGCTGATAGTGCCAGGCTTATTAATTATTGCCGGTATTATAGTAATGAGTTTATTTGATACAGAAAGTTATGACCCGGAACTATATTATAGAACTTTTGCATATTATGAGTCTTTTAGACTGCTACGAGAGAATCCAATGTTTGGAGCAGGAACCGGGATGTTTGGCGGTTTGGCATCTAAAATATTTGAATCTCCAATTTATGATAATTGGCCACAATATTATAGAACCCTGGTATATAGCATTGGGAGTATTGATACCTTTTGGCCGGTTATATGGGGAGAGACAGGAATATCCGGACTTATTGCATTTTCACTGCTCTGGTTTTCTCTTTTTCGAGGGATGCAGAATATAGCTAACCGATTTAAAACAATCGGGGATATTCAGATGTATGATATAGGCAACATATTGGCAAATTATGCTGTTGCTCTGGTTATTATGTGTTTTGGTACCGGGCTAAATTGTGCCTTTGTGGTTTGGACATACTTTGGCCTGACCGGTATTTATTTTTCGTTATGCAATCAAATGCAATTGCAATTGAAAGAAAAAGATGCATAAATTATTTTTGATTTCAATGATGGTATATCTATTATTTCCAATAGAATGTTTGGCGAAGATTAGACTGCCTGAGGGTTATTTGATTTTAGTTGTAGTTGAAACATACGGGGAAAGCAAGTTTGGTGCTATAAGCACCGGGGAAGAGGCTGAAAAAATCTTTTCAAGGATTAAATATAAAGACAGCGGCGTTGCGTTTATATCGTTATATTATAATGAAAATGACCTGAACGCACATTATCATATAGCCAAAGTAGCCCAGAAATATGGAATAGATTTATGGATATCTTCTTTTTCGCTTATTGATAAAATAGAGGCATTCGGTAAGATAAAACCGGAATACCAGGCATATCAAATGCAAAAAGACGGCTCTATTATTCCTGCCACACTTAACAATAAACCTCTTTTTGATGTTTTGAATGAAGATGCCGTAACCTGGTTTCTCCAGGAATATAAAACAAGGTTTTTAGAAAGGTTTAAAGGGATATTGAATGGTTATTTCTTTGATGAAGATATATTGACTTATTTGGATGAGTGGAAAAACGAAAAAAGATTTGATTATTGGAATAATCCTACATATAGTCAGGCTGTTTTAGAAAAATGGCAAGAATATGCCATGAAACATAATGTGAGACATAATGGTAAATTAGTTGATAAATTCCCTGTTCATGTTTCCAATATGGTCTCTGGGTTCACGGAATATTATCCAGGTTATAATGTGCCTGCTGAAATTACTCCTGGACAGATGTTTGTAGATTTGCCCAAGCCCGAAGGTGTCTGGAAACATTGGTTTGATTTTATAAGTGAGCTTTTTATAAATAATTGGATTGGGAAGATTGCTGGGGTAGTAAATGAAGTCAACAAAGATAATCCACAATGGTATGGAACTGTTTATATTGGACTACACCATTGGACTCTACCCTATGAAAAAATAATAGATAAAGAGTTTACAGTTCCTTATATCCATAGGTGGGGTGCCTGGGGAAGACAAAGGGGCATGGATATTGAATTATTGGCTCAACATCCTGAAATTGACTATATCGTATGTGAAACCTATCCTCCCATAGAAGGAAATCTTGAGTATTTTATTGCAGAGTATAAAAGAATTATTAATGGCGATATGAAATTTGGTTTGATGTTACATCGGGATGATAGATGGAAATTAAATTTAGAGGAAGAAAAAAGACGATGGGAATTAATTAAAAAGTATAGACCTCATTTACTGGTGCTATTTCCACTAAAAAGTATTTTTGAAAAAAGTGAATATTACTCAGAGGAAGGTGAAAAATACTTTTTAGAAGAGTTAAACAATTATCGAAGGAGTATTAGGTAATAATACCTCAGTGAAATGGGGGATTTCCCTGAAAGTAGGAAGTAGGAGAGTAGAAAAGTAGGAAAGGGGAGACATTGTCCCCAGAAGAGGAATACCGTGCACATCCTTTATCCCTTTCCTACTTACCTACTACCTACTTGCCTACTATTTCCATCGCTCTGTCCTCCGCAGGTTAATATTCGTTCCCCTAAATGACTGACCCATTACTACGAGTGTCGTGTTGAACAAATAACGCACGGAATTTGATTCTGGTAACTGGTGATTGGTAACTGGTAATTAAATACCGTTCGGCTGAGCTCAGGACGAAACTATTTAACCAGTTACCAGTTACCAATTATCCGTTTGCAGGTTATGAAATCTGATGATACGCCGTGCAAAACTTACTCAACACCACACGAGGAGTATTTTCTATGAATGCCCAACAAAGCAAAGGTAAGATAGCGATTATTATTAATATTCCTGCTCCTTACCGCATCGCGTTATTTAAAAGTCTTAGTGAGACAGAAGATTTTAAATTTAAATTCTTCTTTTGTGCTCCATCGGAGGCAAATCGAAGATGGGAAGCAGAAGAATATTTATTTGACTTTGAAGTTTTATCGGGATTTTCACCTACTTTGCGTAAAAAAGATGGAGATGTGATAACATTACATATCAATCCATCAATCTTGTATAAATTAAGAGGTTTTGATATAATTATATGTGCAGGGTATAATTATCCAACCGCTCTCTTATCATTATGTTATTCTTTATTCTTTAAAATCCCCTTACTTCTCTGGACAGAACAAACACTATACACTGAAGCATCTCACTCCTTTTTATTACATACTATCAGGAATATGGCTAAGATGTTCATGCTCAAAGGTGCCAGAGGATTTATTGCCACAGGCACACAAACAAAAGAATTTCTTATAAAGCATGGAGTAAATAAAGAAAATATCTTTCTATCTCCAGATGCTGTAGATACAGAATTTTTTTTACATAATTCCATTAAACTTGAAAAAGAAAAAGAGATGCTTAAAAAAAGATTAAATCTTAATCTCGAAAAACTTATCGTCTATGTTGGTCAATTAATTGAAAGAAAAGGAATTATACATTTACTTCAAGCCTATCAACGCATTTTCTCAGACTTTAATTCCATTGGACTTTTAATCATAGGGGAAGGGGTTCAAGAGGAGGAATTAAAAAGATATTGCCAAAACCATAATCTTCAAAATGTATTTTTCTTAGGGTATAAATCTCAGGAGATACTAATTCAATACTTAGTTATATCAAATCTATTTGTCCTTCCAACATTAGCTGATGTTTGGGGTTTAGTGATAAATGAAGCAATGGCTTGTGGTTTACCTATTGTTACCACTAAACAAGCCGCTGCCTCAACTGACCTCGTTCATGATGACAAAAATGGATATGTAGTAGATGCAGAAGATATTGATGGATTAACTATAGCCATTAAACAAATATTACAAAACCCTGAAAAAGAGCAACAGATGAAAATTGCCTCCAGAGAAATAATAAAGAATTGGGGAATAAATGAAGCAGTAGAGGGATTTTTAAAGGCAATACGATATACACTATATGGAGAGAAAAGATGACCATAGAAGCAGTGTTGGCTGTTACTTATAAATGCAATGCAAGATGTAAGATGTGTCATATCTGGCAGAGTAAGCCGCAAGAGGAATTGACTCCACAAGAGTTTGCTAATCTACCTTCATATTTAAAAACTATTAATATAAGTGGCGGTGAACCATTCCTAAGAAATGATTTACCCGAGATTATAAGTAGATTAAATAAATCTTGTCATTTACCAAGAATAGTCATATCTACCAATGGACTACTACCTGATAGAATAAGAGATATGATGCTGAAAATAAAAAATATAAGTGAAAAAATTGGAGTAGGTGTTTCAATCGACGGAATAGGTAAAACGCATGAGGAAGTAAGAGGAATAATAGGGGCATATGAAAAGGCTTTAAATTCTATAGAGAATTTGAAGAGTATAGGAATTAAGGACTTAAGAATTGGATTTACTATATCTGATATTAATGTTGAAGATTTAAGAAATGTTTATGATTTAGCAAATAAATTAAGAGTTGAATTTACCTGTAGTATCGCTCAAAATTCTGAGCATTACTTCATGACAAATAATAATAAATTTGAAAAGATAGATGTATTAAAAGAACATCTTGAATATATCGCCAGAGAGGAATTAAAAAGAAATCAACCCAAGAGATGGTTTCGAACATATTTTTTGGCTGGTACATACTATTATGCTAAAGGAAAGAAAAGAATTTTGCCTTGTGATGCCGGTAGTAACTTTTTCTTTATGTCTCCAAATGGTAATATCTATCCTTGTAATATATTAAACAAAGTAATGGGGAATATCAAAGTAAGTAACTTCCATGATATTTGGTCATCAGAAAATGCAGAGAAAATAAGAAAGATAGTCAGCAACTGCTCTCTTAATTGTTGGATGATATGCACGGCAAGAACGGCTATTAAGAAAAATATAGTAAAAATTGGATATTGGATTCTAAAGAATAAATTGAGGGGCTACTTTAACTATGAAAATCTTATTAGTGAATAATTACTATTACCTTCGTGGAGGTTCAGAAAGATATTTCTTTAATTTATTTAACCTATTGAAGGAAGCTGACCATGAAGTCATACCTTTTTCAGTTAAGGATGAGAGAAATATAGCATCTCCCTATGAAAAATATTTTGCACAATCTATTCATTTTAATAACTACAAACTTTCTATTAAAAACATAAAGATTTCTCTTAACGCCATTTATTCCATAGAGGCAAAGAAAAAAATTGAAAGCTTAATTAATGAAATAAAACCGG includes:
- a CDS encoding four helix bundle protein; the protein is DKYRLDDFELYQLALKFRQNVYKLIKQLPSEERYCLDPQMRKVIVSVTNNIAEGHGPWHYAERVSMCLVVYVTQTLRHPDTRLPERLPILQDGKRFG
- a CDS encoding glycosyltransferase codes for the protein MMDAISKKSRAKIAVIMPTLQCGGAQKVVITIGNKLIEKGLNVDIILYKRIITCPVPFKGNIISIFNNNVRLRKHPFFLTKKIINILKEYNIVVGGLGLDSSFLAMIWGRLSNKKTVSLVHIHISESINGVLRNLKGLKGLLFKIWTIILYRFISKFVSKFVCVSEEIKQDLIKSFKLPSKKMKVILNPLDIADTRMRACEELSEEQKVIFEKPTIIFVGRMEYRKGLDFLLKAFRILLENHNVNLIIVGEQDITPYKILVNELGIEKNVFFLGLQENQYKFMARSKVLVFPSRYEGFGVVLVEAMACGIPVIASDCPCGPSEILDRGKYGILVGVGDIDGLAKNIELLLTNNNLHEKFSTLGKQRAEDFDIDTLINHYMDILL
- a CDS encoding O-antigen ligase family protein, yielding MEKLEHKFSISYLPKKILFLIILLLPFQRAPTIFFENQGEDIEFIAIRLFTYLDEISFIVAMTLILWFILLKLPHYSLNLKTIPLTKPLLFLIAVCVVSTIVNRVPFLQGLWGTYDIVKNIMVVYIFSALHWSKDEFLSMINLVKKIVIFLVIVGIIAEILALCGQIGVGYLVAPEENKRFGFYRVRSLTGYGSINYLSMYALLGLFLIYTTTKSGMKKNLSLLATLCLIFLTSSRQAWIGLFMMLVLIKKRLIVPGLLIIAGIIVMSLFDTESYDPELYYRTFAYYESFRLLRENPMFGAGTGMFGGLASKIFESPIYDNWPQYYRTLVYSIGSIDTFWPVIWGETGISGLIAFSLLWFSLFRGMQNIANRFKTIGDIQMYDIGNILANYAVALVIMCFGTGLNCAFVVWTYFGLTGIYFSLCNQMQLQLKEKDA
- a CDS encoding glycosyltransferase, which produces MNAQQSKGKIAIIINIPAPYRIALFKSLSETEDFKFKFFFCAPSEANRRWEAEEYLFDFEVLSGFSPTLRKKDGDVITLHINPSILYKLRGFDIIICAGYNYPTALLSLCYSLFFKIPLLLWTEQTLYTEASHSFLLHTIRNMAKMFMLKGARGFIATGTQTKEFLIKHGVNKENIFLSPDAVDTEFFLHNSIKLEKEKEMLKKRLNLNLEKLIVYVGQLIERKGIIHLLQAYQRIFSDFNSIGLLIIGEGVQEEELKRYCQNHNLQNVFFLGYKSQEILIQYLVISNLFVLPTLADVWGLVINEAMACGLPIVTTKQAAASTDLVHDDKNGYVVDAEDIDGLTIAIKQILQNPEKEQQMKIASREIIKNWGINEAVEGFLKAIRYTLYGEKR
- a CDS encoding radical SAM protein → MTIEAVLAVTYKCNARCKMCHIWQSKPQEELTPQEFANLPSYLKTINISGGEPFLRNDLPEIISRLNKSCHLPRIVISTNGLLPDRIRDMMLKIKNISEKIGVGVSIDGIGKTHEEVRGIIGAYEKALNSIENLKSIGIKDLRIGFTISDINVEDLRNVYDLANKLRVEFTCSIAQNSEHYFMTNNNKFEKIDVLKEHLEYIAREELKRNQPKRWFRTYFLAGTYYYAKGKKRILPCDAGSNFFFMSPNGNIYPCNILNKVMGNIKVSNFHDIWSSENAEKIRKIVSNCSLNCWMICTARTAIKKNIVKIGYWILKNKLRGYFNYENLISE